In Verrucomicrobiia bacterium, one genomic interval encodes:
- a CDS encoding beta-galactosidase → MYFGVDYYPEHWVFPYAGTAEKPESGWERDVELMVAAGVNIVRMGEFSWGLCEPSEGQYDFSWLRRAMDVVGKAGIKIVLGTPTAAPPIWLAKNHPEILPIDEHGHVHGEGTRRATCLNSNVYWDFSQKIVRAMAGALGNHPQLIAWQIDNGLGAHNTEASFNEETRRDWHSWLKAKYEVIERFNEQTGARHWGQIVSDWDHIPMPRHSPTLHNPALALDWMRFCSDTILAFVKMQADILHELTPKCPVTANLRALYRRFDHFDVAEALDFVSVDSNATIKSKSSEMACELDMLRSLKKHNIRTPDGEEGFWVIEQKAGQVNWQDVNSLVRPQVVRLFTYLVISRGATGVLYFRWRQPLIGSEKFYGAVLPHNGRKDSRTYREISQLGDEIKLLAPALRGTKIVSDVCILYSHDNDWAMQQPMQPNKNFSLREHIQLFYNGLHHRNLSIDFARPTEDLSKYKLVIAPSMHLMAGGEADLLKLYVQNGGTLVSTFNTGLVDQHHMAPNCGYPHDLTDLFGMEVLEFDPLPPGEENHLTFKGTFPTNHHHTAKVWCDIIEPKECQVLATYAKDFYAGRPAMTMNNFGLGKAIYIGTMSQQHFYDDLVVWLRQLCNLQPLLKVPDTVEVTMREKDNTRIYFLLNHQNSPIRIQFYKPMHDFLTGTVVAGNYDLPPHGVLVLDEHATPKPAGAVPA, encoded by the coding sequence ATGTATTTTGGCGTAGATTACTATCCTGAGCACTGGGTCTTTCCGTACGCCGGCACCGCTGAAAAACCCGAATCCGGTTGGGAACGCGATGTCGAACTGATGGTCGCCGCCGGTGTCAATATTGTCCGCATGGGCGAATTTTCCTGGGGACTCTGCGAACCTTCCGAGGGCCAATACGATTTCTCCTGGCTCAGACGCGCCATGGATGTCGTCGGTAAAGCCGGCATCAAAATCGTCCTCGGCACACCCACCGCCGCGCCGCCGATCTGGCTGGCCAAAAATCATCCCGAGATACTTCCCATTGATGAGCACGGCCACGTCCACGGCGAAGGCACGCGCCGCGCGACCTGCCTCAACAGCAATGTTTATTGGGATTTTTCGCAGAAGATTGTTCGCGCGATGGCGGGCGCGCTCGGCAATCATCCGCAGCTTATCGCCTGGCAGATTGATAACGGCCTCGGCGCGCATAACACCGAAGCCTCGTTCAACGAAGAGACCCGCCGCGACTGGCATTCCTGGCTCAAGGCCAAATACGAAGTCATCGAGCGTTTCAACGAACAGACCGGCGCGCGCCACTGGGGCCAGATCGTCAGCGACTGGGATCACATTCCCATGCCGCGCCACTCGCCCACATTGCACAACCCCGCGCTGGCGCTCGATTGGATGCGTTTTTGCAGTGATACCATCCTCGCCTTCGTCAAGATGCAGGCGGACATCCTCCACGAACTCACGCCCAAATGTCCCGTCACCGCGAACCTCCGCGCGCTCTATCGGCGCTTCGATCATTTCGACGTCGCCGAGGCGCTCGACTTTGTTTCCGTGGATAGCAACGCCACGATCAAATCCAAATCTTCCGAGATGGCGTGCGAACTCGACATGTTGCGCTCGCTCAAGAAGCACAACATCCGGACCCCCGACGGTGAAGAAGGCTTCTGGGTCATCGAACAAAAAGCTGGTCAGGTGAATTGGCAGGACGTCAATTCGCTCGTGCGCCCCCAAGTCGTCCGGCTCTTCACCTACCTCGTGATTTCGCGCGGCGCGACGGGCGTCTTGTATTTCCGCTGGCGCCAGCCCTTGATCGGCAGCGAGAAATTTTACGGCGCCGTGCTGCCGCACAACGGTCGCAAAGACAGCCGCACTTATCGCGAAATCAGCCAGCTTGGCGACGAAATCAAACTGCTTGCCCCAGCCTTGCGCGGCACAAAGATCGTCTCGGACGTCTGCATCCTCTACAGCCACGACAACGATTGGGCCATGCAACAGCCGATGCAGCCCAACAAAAATTTCAGCCTGCGCGAACACATCCAGCTTTTTTACAACGGCCTGCACCATCGCAATCTCTCGATAGATTTTGCGCGCCCCACCGAGGACCTTTCAAAATATAAACTGGTCATCGCGCCTTCAATGCATCTCATGGCCGGCGGCGAGGCCGATTTGCTCAAGCTCTACGTGCAAAACGGCGGCACACTCGTCAGCACTTTCAACACCGGCCTTGTTGATCAACATCACATGGCGCCGAACTGCGGCTATCCACATGACCTCACGGACTTGTTCGGCATGGAAGTGCTCGAGTTCGATCCGCTGCCGCCCGGCGAGGAAAATCATCTGACTTTCAAGGGCACCTTCCCCACGAACCATCATCATACCGCGAAGGTGTGGTGCGACATCATCGAACCCAAGGAATGCCAGGTGCTCGCGACCTACGCGAAGGATTTTTACGCGGGCCGCCCCGCGATGACCATGAACAATTTCGGCCTCGGCAAGGCGATCTACATCGGAACCATGAGCCAGCAACATTTTTACGACGACCTCGTCGTCTGGCTGCGCCAGTTGTGCAATCTCCAGCCGCTGCTCAAAGTTCCCGACACCGTGGAAGTCACGATGCGCGAAAAAGACAACACGCGCATTTACTTTTTGCTCAACCACCAGAACTCCCCCATCCGCATCCAATTCTACAAACCCATGCACGATTTCCTCACCGGCACAGTCGTTGCGGGAAATTACGACCTCCCGCCGCACGGTGTTTTAGTGCTGGATGAACACGCCACGCCCAAGCCGGCTGGCGCTGTGCCAGCCTGA
- a CDS encoding DUF721 domain-containing protein — protein MAIIPRPFRATPKLGPPKSGPRQRILKEWRGEDADAHAKTNLVRTRKVADIMPSVLVELRMDNRRAEAEVVKVWNNLIDPGIVAHAQPTGLNKGTLFVTVDSSPWLDEIVRYRRKEILKRLQHSFGTDLIARISFRIG, from the coding sequence ATGGCGATCATTCCCAGACCATTTCGCGCGACGCCGAAACTTGGGCCGCCCAAGAGCGGGCCGCGCCAGCGCATCCTCAAGGAATGGCGCGGGGAAGACGCTGACGCGCACGCGAAGACCAATCTGGTTCGCACGCGCAAAGTGGCGGACATCATGCCGAGCGTGCTGGTGGAATTGCGCATGGACAATCGCCGCGCCGAGGCAGAGGTGGTGAAGGTTTGGAATAACCTAATTGATCCGGGAATTGTCGCGCACGCGCAGCCGACCGGATTGAACAAGGGAACACTTTTCGTGACGGTGGACAGCAGTCCGTGGCTGGATGAGATCGTGCGCTATCGCCGCAAGGAAATTCTCAAGCGGCTGCAGCATAGTTTCGGCACGGACCTGATCGCGCGAATTTCTTTTCGCATCGGGTGA
- a CDS encoding galactokinase family protein, giving the protein MSDAQSLYRKHFNTPAVHLIRAPGRLELLGNHTDYNEGLVLALAVDKEIQMAVSPRNDGKIELISTAFPQPEIFWADQAKKNPAAPWTDYIKGVLEQLRHRGVHFKGFNAAIHGTIPMGAGMSSSAALEVATTLAVRQLYPFRLTETGLGKPPERDTNGKLSPLTPAEKLEYAKVCRAAEADFVGVKVGLLDQISSLFGKAAHVMEIDFRSLTVEWAPMAGEAIIVCNSGVKHSLVEGAYNELRRNCEEAAAALGRKFLREVDMKFLTTNKSRLTERQYQCAYHIVGENQRVVAGARALQDGDRQQFGQYMFQSHESSRDYFKNSTKELDLLVELARTHAGCLGARLTGGGFGGATINLVDQDAAKDFMASMSRQYEQKSGHKLEPILCQIVNGAE; this is encoded by the coding sequence ATGTCTGACGCACAATCACTTTATCGCAAACATTTCAATACGCCTGCCGTGCACCTGATTCGCGCGCCGGGGCGGCTGGAATTGCTTGGCAACCACACCGACTACAATGAGGGGCTGGTGCTTGCGCTCGCGGTGGACAAGGAAATTCAGATGGCGGTTTCGCCGCGCAATGACGGCAAGATCGAATTGATTTCCACCGCTTTTCCGCAGCCGGAAATTTTTTGGGCGGACCAGGCGAAAAAAAATCCGGCGGCGCCGTGGACGGATTATATCAAGGGCGTGCTGGAGCAACTGCGGCATCGCGGCGTGCATTTCAAAGGATTCAACGCGGCCATTCACGGCACAATTCCCATGGGCGCGGGCATGAGCAGCTCCGCCGCGCTGGAAGTCGCCACGACTCTGGCCGTGCGCCAATTATATCCCTTTCGTTTGACGGAGACGGGTCTCGGCAAACCGCCCGAGCGCGATACGAATGGCAAACTTTCTCCGCTGACTCCGGCCGAGAAATTGGAATACGCCAAAGTCTGCCGCGCGGCTGAAGCGGATTTTGTGGGCGTGAAAGTCGGGTTGCTCGACCAGATTTCGTCGTTGTTTGGCAAGGCAGCGCACGTGATGGAAATCGATTTTCGATCGCTGACGGTCGAGTGGGCGCCGATGGCGGGCGAGGCGATCATCGTTTGCAATTCGGGCGTGAAACATTCGTTGGTCGAGGGTGCGTATAATGAACTGCGGCGTAATTGCGAAGAAGCGGCGGCGGCGCTGGGCCGAAAATTTTTGCGCGAAGTGGACATGAAATTTCTCACGACGAACAAGTCGAGATTGACCGAGCGCCAATATCAGTGTGCGTATCATATCGTGGGCGAGAATCAGCGCGTGGTGGCGGGTGCGAGGGCATTGCAGGACGGCGACCGGCAGCAGTTCGGGCAATACATGTTCCAGAGCCACGAAAGCTCGCGCGATTATTTTAAGAACAGCACAAAAGAATTGGACCTGCTCGTGGAGTTGGCGCGGACGCATGCGGGTTGCCTGGGTGCGCGCTTGACGGGTGGGGGATTTGGCGGCGCGACGATCAATCTGGTGGACCAGGACGCCGCGAAGGATTTCATGGCCAGCATGTCGCGGCAATATGAGCAGAAGAGCGGGCACAAGCTGGAACCAATTCTTTGCCAGATTGTGAACGGGGCGGAATGA